A single genomic interval of uncultured Desulfobulbus sp. harbors:
- the trmFO gene encoding methylenetetrahydrofolate--tRNA-(uracil(54)-C(5))-methyltransferase (FADH(2)-oxidizing) TrmFO, which translates to MDKVRIIGGGLAGCEAAWQVAQRGIPVCLYEMKPKRYSPAHELPLLGELVCSNSLRSNAPDTAAGLLKEEMRRLGSLVMRVADETAVAAGTALAVDRQQFAQGLTEAIERHPLITVIREEVEQIPPPEEGPVILAAGPLLTGPLAEQLQRLTGGDHLAFYDAIAPIVDADSLDWNIVYRKSRWDDEGPGDYLNCPMNRVQYEHFIEMLAAAETVPLHAFETPHYFEGCLPVEVMCERGPDTLRFGPMKPIGLAHPLTGEKFYAVVQLRAENSEGTAYNLVGFQTKLTYGAQQRVFRTIPGLERAVFLRLGSVHRNTFVCAPLVLDASLQMQRVPGMFLAGQISGVEGYIESTAMGLLAGIHAARRVQGKPLYFPPPATAHGALIAHLVQSDPRHFQPSNVNFGLFPPLIFSGKKIPKKERGRHRAKLALELLAQWQQSLAD; encoded by the coding sequence ATGGACAAGGTGAGGATTATCGGCGGCGGCCTGGCCGGTTGCGAGGCGGCCTGGCAGGTGGCCCAGCGGGGGATTCCGGTCTGTCTCTATGAGATGAAGCCCAAGAGGTACAGTCCGGCCCATGAGTTGCCGCTCTTGGGGGAGCTGGTTTGTTCCAATTCGCTGCGCTCCAATGCGCCGGACACGGCGGCTGGTCTGCTGAAGGAGGAGATGCGCAGGCTTGGTTCCCTGGTGATGCGGGTGGCCGATGAAACCGCTGTTGCCGCCGGGACAGCCCTGGCCGTGGATCGACAGCAATTTGCCCAGGGGCTGACCGAGGCCATTGAAAGGCACCCGCTGATCACCGTTATCCGTGAAGAAGTGGAACAGATCCCTCCGCCCGAGGAGGGCCCGGTTATTCTTGCCGCAGGCCCGCTGTTGACCGGCCCCCTTGCCGAGCAGCTCCAGCGCCTCACCGGTGGAGACCACCTCGCCTTTTATGATGCCATCGCGCCGATTGTCGATGCCGACAGCCTGGACTGGAACATTGTCTACCGCAAGTCCCGTTGGGACGACGAGGGCCCGGGAGACTATCTCAACTGCCCGATGAACAGGGTCCAGTATGAGCATTTTATCGAGATGCTTGCAGCCGCGGAAACCGTGCCCCTGCACGCCTTTGAAACGCCGCATTACTTCGAGGGCTGCCTGCCGGTTGAGGTGATGTGCGAACGTGGTCCGGACACCCTGCGTTTTGGGCCGATGAAGCCCATTGGTCTTGCGCACCCGCTCACCGGAGAGAAATTTTATGCGGTGGTCCAGCTCAGGGCGGAAAACAGCGAGGGCACGGCCTATAATCTGGTCGGCTTCCAGACCAAACTGACCTACGGGGCCCAGCAGCGGGTCTTTCGCACCATTCCCGGCCTGGAACGGGCCGTCTTCCTCCGTCTGGGGTCCGTTCACCGCAATACCTTTGTCTGCGCGCCGCTGGTACTCGATGCCAGTCTGCAGATGCAGCGGGTTCCGGGCATGTTTCTGGCCGGACAGATCTCCGGGGTCGAGGGGTATATCGAGTCGACCGCCATGGGATTGCTCGCTGGTATTCACGCCGCCCGCAGGGTGCAGGGGAAACCGCTTTATTTTCCGCCGCCGGCGACTGCCCATGGGGCGTTGATAGCCCACCTGGTGCAGTCCGATCCGCGCCATTTCCAACCCTCGAACGTCAACTTCGGCCTCTTTCCTCCCTTGATCTTCAGCGGCAAAAAGATCCCCAAAAAGGAGCGGGGCCGGCACCGTGCAAAATTGGCTTTGGAGCTCCTTGCGCAGTGGCAACAAAGCCTGGCTGATTGA
- a CDS encoding DnaB-like helicase C-terminal domain-containing protein, with the protein MHTPDAISRFYLQHLPEAKLHNHTLQAPCPFCGTPPRETGGRIQVLLNTESFFHGYFRCTERCVTGGFPLHFARRAKVPLSRVPGFDPDREYYGHEADYPVKNLNNELIQFTEKLTPEQCAPFFAAGIGAEVLEEMRIGFNGRYLLYPYIQPDGNCYSARCINPDRPEDAFWYGDERFFAEQFRLFNGPEIDCCENGALFLVEEEKNLLPIKQLGFPGLAVPAAADLEAIDPARLNWIHTIFLWVNNNTESEAKARAFATRIGFKVRMIRWPEEAEKNATIFSLAVKNPASLGTTVAALIKNARAFSPFPTPQAEYQAFKERLVQEAGTAYTRLVSGFPRLDQALGGIHGINIIGGTPKAGKSAFCIQVATEMAQQSLPVLYYDFENGRQKIYLRTLCRLSRISIAQIQRGPLTIEQQQRLHQAHQRLKKMLFWLRVINDRKLSPETMRRHIDFLRHETNSAYTVVVIDSLHKLPFKDISDKRSGIDGWLRQLEAIRDEMSVSFVVISELERSGDGQFDRQPHLGSFKGSGDIGYSADNAMVLMPQWDPFDDSAISKRCNELWLVASREQSPGRVAGYRLDYPYWGFIEEEG; encoded by the coding sequence ATGCACACACCTGATGCGATCAGCCGCTTTTACCTCCAGCACCTGCCTGAGGCCAAGCTCCACAATCACACCCTGCAGGCGCCCTGCCCCTTCTGCGGCACGCCCCCACGCGAGACAGGCGGCCGCATTCAGGTGCTCTTGAATACCGAGAGTTTTTTCCACGGCTACTTCCGCTGCACCGAGCGTTGCGTAACCGGCGGTTTTCCCCTCCACTTTGCCCGCCGGGCCAAGGTGCCGCTTTCCAGGGTACCGGGGTTTGATCCCGATCGGGAATACTACGGCCACGAGGCGGACTACCCGGTAAAAAATCTCAACAACGAACTCATCCAATTCACGGAAAAGCTCACCCCCGAGCAATGCGCCCCCTTTTTCGCCGCCGGGATCGGCGCCGAGGTGCTCGAAGAGATGCGCATCGGCTTCAATGGCAGATACCTGCTCTATCCCTACATCCAGCCCGACGGCAACTGCTACTCTGCCCGCTGCATCAACCCGGACCGTCCCGAGGATGCCTTCTGGTACGGGGACGAGCGTTTTTTTGCAGAGCAGTTCCGCCTATTCAACGGCCCGGAAATCGACTGCTGCGAGAACGGCGCGCTCTTCCTGGTTGAGGAGGAAAAAAATCTCCTCCCCATCAAACAGCTCGGCTTTCCTGGTCTTGCCGTACCGGCAGCAGCCGACCTGGAGGCCATTGATCCTGCCCGCCTCAACTGGATCCACACCATCTTTCTCTGGGTGAACAACAACACCGAATCCGAGGCCAAGGCCCGCGCCTTTGCCACCCGCATCGGTTTCAAGGTCCGCATGATCCGCTGGCCCGAGGAGGCGGAGAAAAACGCGACCATCTTCTCCCTGGCGGTAAAAAATCCCGCATCCCTGGGAACAACCGTTGCCGCCCTGATTAAAAACGCCCGCGCCTTTTCCCCCTTCCCCACCCCCCAGGCTGAATACCAGGCCTTCAAGGAACGGTTGGTTCAGGAGGCGGGTACGGCCTACACCCGGCTGGTCAGCGGTTTTCCCCGTCTTGATCAGGCCTTGGGCGGGATTCACGGCATCAACATCATCGGCGGCACCCCCAAGGCGGGTAAATCGGCCTTCTGCATCCAGGTTGCCACGGAAATGGCGCAACAAAGCCTGCCGGTTCTCTACTATGACTTTGAAAACGGCCGCCAGAAAATTTACCTTCGCACCCTCTGCCGACTCAGCCGCATCAGCATCGCCCAGATACAGCGGGGACCGCTGACCATCGAGCAACAGCAGCGCCTGCACCAGGCGCATCAACGCCTGAAAAAAATGCTCTTCTGGCTGCGGGTGATCAACGATCGCAAACTCTCACCGGAAACCATGCGCAGGCATATCGATTTTCTCCGCCATGAAACCAATTCCGCCTACACGGTGGTGGTGATCGACAGCCTGCACAAACTGCCGTTCAAGGATATCAGCGACAAACGCAGCGGCATCGATGGCTGGCTGCGTCAACTGGAGGCGATTCGCGATGAGATGTCGGTCAGTTTTGTGGTGATCTCCGAGCTCGAGCGCAGCGGGGACGGTCAGTTCGACCGCCAGCCGCATCTGGGCTCGTTCAAGGGATCCGGCGACATCGGCTACTCGGCCGACAACGCCATGGTCCTCATGCCGCAGTGGGATCCCTTTGACGACAGTGCAATCAGCAAGCGGTGCAACGAACTGTGGCTGGTGGCCAGCCGGGAGCAGAGTCCCGGCCGGGTTGCCGGCTATCGGCTGGATTACCCCTATTGGGGGTTTATCGAAGAAGAAGGCTAA
- a CDS encoding HEAT repeat domain-containing protein yields MANSPASAPPDRSQLLLDFPIRFYTALRTIRLYPPTNPQVQRSNTLVLQSFQALLNSGDDEAIVLAVSDQKLMVCGEHLSDRDQAKPQIQGLINLFSRSKMHSLSFSPSFSAEECMLMSQTLSSLLGEKEPSENVAALLDRAGILSVSADAKRYVAIHEGEQVVREELLGTGLNISDEELTNFVLGGKGDQATVPGVSKKLVEELLSRLSASGEGAEGSAGGSVTKEALVELLQKFSREQGPTGIPGSDATPSGLLSALDPSLLAKLVANLPEVPAGNAVLSSAIEQLSPQRLNALIAKLVAQQTVLPGAPDAAPLQTLQPESIPATLQRLIDVDPSRQAEIQRSVAQNVDARNLLLTAETTLGELPPHLLERLHQPEWSAPVLASAAQQVVASQDEPGTKIDFTAFNRMLGQYEQLLDQGQQAQVARQAGAQLASMEGVALGNILSQKFKGLFGERLYEQVISQVSDDLLDETVEHLTPKQLNRMVATLTSEVPLFIGKDGDPDFKPADGSILKRLAQTKKGPMIEKAIAHNVDARHLLANPETTIGQLPPHLLERLHQPEWSAPVLASAAQQVVTSQDEPGTKIDFTAFNRMLGQYEQLLDQGQQAQVARQAGAQLASMEGVALGNILSQKFKGLFGERLYEQMISQVSDDLLDETVEHLTPKQLNRMVATLTSEVPLFIGKDGDPDFKPADGSILKRLAQTKKGPMIEKAIAHNVDARHLLANPETTIGQLPPHLLERLHQPEWSAPVLASAAQQVVASQDEPGTKIDFTAFNRMLGQYEQLLDQGQQAQVARQAGAQLASMEGVALGNILSQKFKGLFGERLYEQVISQVSDDLLDETVEHLTPKQLNRMVATLTSEVPLFIGKDGDPDFKPADGSILKRLAQTKKGPMIEKAIAHNVDARHLLANPETTIGQLPPHLLERLHQPEWSAPVLASAAQQVVTSQDEPGTKIDFTAFNRMLGQYEQLLDQGQQAQVARQAGAQLASMEGVALGNILSQKFKGLFGERLYEQVISQVSDDLLDETVEHLTPKQLNRMVATLTSEVPLFIGKDGDPDFKPADGSILKRLAQTKKGPMIEKAIAHNVDARHLLANPETTIGQLPPHLLERLHQPEWSAPVLASAAQQVVASQDEPGTKIDFTAFNRMLGQYEQLLDQGQQAQVARQAGAQLASMEGVALGNILSQKFKGLFGERLYEQVINQVSDALLDETVEHLTPKQLNRMVATFTSDIPLHIGKDHDPDFKPADDTVLKRLARTSKGPEISQAIPRHIDAHHLLKASSHSHQFPDTLAARLHQPDWSAPILVAATRQILDQDMAEPGAPMHLANFEQLLERYSNLLSREEQLQVASQAGAEFASFEDRELGLVLVKKYKNLFGEQLYQQVIAQLSPERVERLAAQFRDLAEGRTPRPSEMHDVDVEDAYRSLMETVRSEKMRAIIELHQEQKKQKEEARKATIESSLDGLLKGEFKELENQAFIQAVPEEVRNLLLNSEVATADNLLMQLAIGLSHQQPLIRHNAFRALAATAEHLARIGDWERFTKLLPALQQGMQQQGADAAGCSQALSAIGALTGHYLGQDEYISAVETIHFLQRCTDTNAPAYLQEPAGEALSSLCTEQVLKRLLDRFLHGEEQQDTVGKILVDLGPDSAKFQLQTLFDSESRFERKRLLELIKQTGNPAVALLLEQLHRDAPWYVLRNVIRLLGDIGNPALFSRVRPFIGHSDPRVQQEVIGTALKIGGDHLKDFLLHALQNVDDSLKIRVINHVATNHDERFVRPLTDLLESTKPFLGKNKNNLQVSICRTLGAIGSRRATASLNRVVQSKNMLGLTGYADEVREAAEHALKQIHLANLNQDDTLPEQPGESPATKGAGPVTAAAESVQAAEEAIFALVREGKQGEARQQLLDLIGSTARAGDFATAERLRERIYEIDAMPLSDVIRSEEIIQQEKQGGIREEDLEIWAELTDRLGTKEFRTIYEVFTERRFKPEETIVSQGDKNDALFFINQGSVKVSHLVGERELFITSLSRGQLAGENFFTPSLWTVTLTSLTPSRLYLLPQKALAQWQDKFPGLRAKLFEYYQTYNNIGLMLKKKGLDRRKDQRFTLARKIQVQPISNLDAPIGRGFRSETADISQGGLAFLVRISRQENARLLLGRRMQVVLPVGGKIGHLNFKGLVIGVQPYRQLLGNFSVHFKFDHPLDSQDLQAILG; encoded by the coding sequence ATGGCCAACTCCCCTGCCTCCGCACCGCCGGACCGAAGTCAGCTCCTGCTCGACTTTCCCATCCGTTTCTACACCGCCTTACGGACAATTCGGCTGTATCCGCCGACCAATCCGCAGGTGCAACGGAGCAACACACTGGTCCTGCAGTCCTTCCAGGCCCTGCTCAACAGTGGCGACGACGAAGCGATCGTGCTTGCCGTTTCCGACCAAAAACTCATGGTCTGCGGGGAACATCTCTCTGACAGGGATCAGGCAAAACCGCAAATTCAGGGGCTGATCAACCTCTTTTCCCGCAGCAAAATGCACTCGCTCTCCTTTTCTCCGAGTTTCTCTGCCGAGGAGTGCATGCTGATGAGTCAAACGCTTTCAAGTCTGCTGGGAGAAAAGGAACCTTCTGAAAATGTTGCCGCCCTGCTCGACAGGGCCGGTATTCTTTCGGTGTCGGCTGATGCCAAGCGGTATGTCGCCATTCATGAGGGGGAACAGGTCGTTCGCGAGGAGCTCCTCGGTACAGGGTTGAATATCAGCGACGAGGAGCTAACCAACTTTGTATTGGGAGGTAAAGGTGACCAGGCAACGGTCCCCGGGGTTTCAAAAAAGTTGGTTGAGGAACTGCTCAGCCGACTTTCCGCCTCCGGCGAAGGTGCTGAGGGCTCGGCGGGTGGCTCAGTGACCAAGGAAGCACTGGTGGAGCTGCTGCAAAAATTCAGCCGCGAACAGGGGCCAACCGGTATCCCCGGGTCAGATGCCACCCCCTCTGGACTTTTGTCCGCTCTTGATCCATCTTTGCTGGCCAAACTGGTGGCCAATCTTCCGGAAGTCCCGGCAGGGAATGCAGTCTTGAGCTCGGCCATCGAGCAACTGTCCCCCCAAAGGCTCAATGCCCTCATTGCCAAACTGGTGGCGCAGCAAACGGTATTGCCGGGCGCACCTGATGCAGCGCCCCTGCAGACTCTCCAACCGGAGAGTATTCCCGCGACCCTGCAGCGGCTCATAGATGTCGACCCCAGCCGACAGGCGGAAATTCAGCGATCCGTTGCACAGAATGTCGATGCGAGGAACCTCCTCCTTACTGCAGAAACGACCCTAGGCGAGCTGCCGCCACACCTGTTGGAACGTCTCCACCAGCCGGAATGGTCGGCACCGGTGCTGGCCTCCGCTGCCCAGCAGGTGGTGGCAAGCCAGGACGAACCCGGCACCAAGATCGATTTCACCGCCTTCAACCGAATGCTCGGCCAGTATGAGCAGCTCCTTGACCAGGGACAGCAGGCCCAGGTCGCCAGACAGGCGGGCGCACAGCTTGCCTCCATGGAGGGCGTTGCCCTGGGCAACATCCTCTCCCAGAAGTTCAAGGGCCTCTTTGGCGAGCGGCTCTATGAGCAGGTGATCAGCCAGGTTTCCGACGATCTGCTCGACGAGACAGTGGAACACCTCACCCCCAAACAGCTCAACCGCATGGTCGCCACCCTCACCAGCGAGGTCCCCCTGTTTATCGGCAAGGACGGCGATCCGGACTTCAAACCCGCCGACGGATCCATTCTCAAACGGCTGGCCCAGACCAAAAAAGGGCCAATGATCGAAAAGGCCATTGCCCACAACGTCGATGCCCGGCATCTACTCGCCAATCCCGAGACCACCATCGGCCAACTGCCGCCGCACCTGTTGGAACGTCTCCACCAGCCGGAATGGTCGGCACCGGTGCTGGCCTCCGCTGCCCAGCAGGTGGTGACAAGCCAGGACGAACCCGGCACCAAGATCGATTTCACCGCCTTCAACCGCATGCTCGGCCAGTATGAGCAGCTCCTTGACCAGGGGCAGCAGGCCCAGGTCGCCAGACAGGCGGGCGCACAGCTTGCCTCCATGGAGGGCGTTGCCCTGGGCAACATCCTCTCCCAGAAGTTCAAGGGCCTCTTTGGCGAGCGGCTCTATGAGCAGATGATCAGCCAGGTTTCCGACGATCTGCTCGACGAGACCGTGGAACACCTCACCCCCAAACAGCTCAACCGCATGGTCGCCACCCTCACCAGCGAGGTCCCCCTGTTTATCGGCAAGGACGGCGATCCGGACTTCAAACCCGCCGACGGATCCATTCTCAAACGGCTGGCCCAGACCAAAAAGGGGCCAATGATCGAAAAGGCCATTGCCCACAACGTCGATGCCCGGCATCTGCTCGCCAATCCCGAGACCACCATCGGCCAACTGCCGCCGCACCTGTTGGAACGTCTCCACCAGCCGGAATGGTCGGCACCGGTGCTGGCCTCCGCTGCCCAGCAGGTGGTGGCAAGCCAGGACGAACCCGGCACCAAGATCGATTTCACCGCCTTCAACCGAATGCTCGGCCAGTATGAGCAGCTCCTTGACCAGGGACAGCAGGCCCAGGTCGCCAGACAGGCGGGCGCACAGCTTGCCTCCATGGAGGGCGTTGCCCTAGGCAACATCCTCTCCCAGAAGTTCAAGGGCCTCTTTGGCGAGCGGCTCTATGAGCAGGTGATCAGCCAGGTTTCCGACGATCTGCTCGACGAGACCGTGGAACATCTCACCCCCAAACAGCTCAACCGCATGGTCGCCACCCTCACCAGCGAGGTCCCCCTGTTTATCGGCAAGGACGGCGATCCGGACTTCAAACCCGCCGACGGATCCATTCTCAAACGACTGGCCCAGACCAAAAAGGGGCCAATGATCGAAAAGGCCATTGCCCACAACGTCGATGCACGGCATCTGCTCGCCAATCCCGAGACCACCATCGGCCAACTGCCGCCGCACCTGTTGGAACGTCTCCACCAGCCGGAATGGTCGGCACCGGTGCTGGCCTCCGCTGCCCAGCAGGTGGTGACAAGCCAGGACGAACCCGGCACCAAGATCGATTTCACCGCCTTCAACCGCATGCTCGGCCAGTATGAGCAGCTCCTTGACCAGGGACAGCAGGCCCAGGTCGCCAGACAGGCGGGCGCACAGCTTGCCTCCATGGAGGGCGTTGCCCTGGGCAACATCCTCTCCCAGAAGTTCAAAGGCCTCTTTGGCGAGCGGCTCTATGAGCAGGTGATCAGCCAGGTTTCCGACGATCTGCTCGACGAGACCGTGGAACATCTCACCCCCAAACAGCTCAACCGCATGGTCGCCACCCTCACCAGCGAGGTCCCCCTGTTTATCGGCAAGGACGGCGATCCGGACTTCAAACCCGCCGACGGATCCATTCTCAAACGACTGGCCCAGACCAAAAAGGGGCCAATGATCGAAAAGGCCATTGCCCACAACGTCGATGCACGGCATCTGCTCGCCAATCCCGAGACCACCATCGGCCAACTGCCGCCGCACCTGTTGGAACGTCTCCACCAGCCGGAATGGTCGGCACCGGTGCTGGCCTCCGCTGCCCAGCAGGTGGTGGCAAGCCAGGACGAACCCGGCACCAAGATCGATTTCACCGCCTTCAACCGCATGCTCGGCCAGTATGAGCAGCTCCTTGACCAGGGGCAGCAGGCCCAGGTCGCCAGACAGGCGGGCGCACAGCTTGCCTCCATGGAGGGCGTTGCCCTGGGCAACATCCTCTCCCAGAAGTTCAAGGGCCTCTTTGGCGAGCGGCTCTATGAGCAGGTGATCAACCAGGTTTCCGATGCTCTGCTCGATGAGACCGTGGAACACCTCACCCCCAAACAGCTCAACCGCATGGTCGCCACCTTCACCAGCGACATTCCCCTGCACATAGGCAAAGACCATGACCCGGACTTCAAGCCCGCCGACGACACCGTTCTCAAACGTTTGGCCCGGACAAGCAAGGGGCCGGAAATATCACAGGCCATCCCCCGACATATCGATGCCCATCACCTCCTGAAGGCATCGTCGCACTCCCACCAGTTTCCCGATACTCTTGCAGCACGCCTTCATCAGCCGGACTGGTCGGCACCGATTCTGGTCGCCGCCACCCGTCAAATTCTCGATCAGGATATGGCGGAACCCGGTGCGCCCATGCATCTGGCAAACTTTGAACAATTACTGGAGCGCTACAGCAACCTCCTCAGCAGGGAAGAGCAGCTGCAGGTGGCCAGTCAGGCGGGAGCCGAGTTCGCCAGTTTTGAGGACCGAGAGCTGGGCCTTGTTCTGGTCAAAAAATATAAGAATCTTTTTGGTGAACAGCTCTACCAACAGGTCATTGCCCAACTTTCTCCGGAAAGGGTCGAACGGCTAGCGGCACAGTTCCGGGATCTGGCCGAGGGGCGAACGCCACGGCCTTCGGAGATGCACGACGTTGATGTCGAAGATGCCTACCGCAGCCTGATGGAAACGGTCCGTAGCGAAAAAATGAGGGCGATTATCGAGTTGCATCAGGAACAGAAAAAACAGAAGGAGGAGGCGCGCAAGGCCACCATTGAAAGCAGCCTCGACGGACTGCTCAAAGGCGAGTTCAAGGAGCTTGAAAACCAGGCCTTTATCCAGGCCGTGCCCGAAGAGGTGCGTAATCTCCTGCTCAACAGTGAAGTCGCCACTGCGGACAACCTGTTGATGCAGTTGGCCATCGGCCTCTCCCATCAACAGCCCCTGATTCGGCACAACGCCTTTCGTGCCTTGGCTGCCACCGCCGAGCATCTGGCCCGTATCGGCGACTGGGAGCGGTTTACCAAACTCTTGCCTGCCCTGCAGCAGGGGATGCAGCAACAGGGCGCGGATGCTGCCGGGTGCAGCCAGGCCCTTTCCGCCATTGGTGCGCTGACTGGCCATTATCTTGGTCAAGATGAGTATATCTCGGCTGTGGAGACGATCCATTTTCTCCAACGCTGCACCGATACAAACGCCCCGGCGTACCTGCAGGAGCCCGCTGGCGAGGCCCTCTCCTCACTCTGCACCGAGCAAGTACTCAAACGGCTGCTTGATCGTTTTCTCCATGGAGAGGAACAGCAGGATACGGTTGGCAAAATACTGGTCGACCTGGGACCGGACTCTGCCAAATTCCAACTGCAAACACTCTTTGACAGCGAGAGCCGCTTTGAACGAAAACGGCTGCTGGAGCTGATCAAGCAAACCGGCAACCCGGCGGTGGCCCTGCTGCTCGAGCAACTCCACAGGGATGCGCCCTGGTATGTCCTGCGTAACGTTATCCGACTCCTGGGAGACATTGGCAACCCGGCGCTCTTCAGCAGGGTTCGCCCCTTCATCGGCCACAGTGATCCCCGCGTCCAGCAGGAGGTTATCGGGACCGCTTTAAAAATCGGAGGGGACCATCTCAAGGATTTCCTCCTCCATGCCCTGCAGAACGTCGATGATTCGCTCAAGATTCGCGTGATCAATCATGTGGCCACAAACCACGATGAGCGGTTCGTCCGTCCACTGACCGACCTGCTGGAGAGTACCAAACCGTTTCTGGGAAAAAATAAAAACAATCTCCAGGTGAGTATCTGCAGAACCCTCGGTGCCATCGGCTCACGCCGGGCCACCGCCTCGCTGAACCGGGTGGTGCAGAGTAAGAACATGCTGGGATTGACCGGTTATGCCGATGAGGTCCGGGAGGCGGCGGAGCACGCCCTCAAGCAGATTCATCTGGCCAACCTCAACCAAGACGATACATTGCCGGAGCAGCCGGGCGAGTCCCCCGCAACAAAGGGTGCAGGCCCGGTAACTGCCGCTGCGGAATCGGTTCAGGCTGCAGAAGAGGCCATCTTTGCCCTGGTTCGGGAGGGCAAACAGGGTGAGGCCAGGCAACAACTGCTCGATCTGATCGGCAGCACCGCCAGGGCCGGTGATTTCGCCACCGCGGAGCGGTTGCGGGAGCGCATCTATGAGATCGACGCCATGCCGCTTTCGGATGTCATTCGCAGCGAGGAAATCATCCAGCAGGAAAAACAGGGCGGCATTCGCGAAGAGGACCTGGAGATTTGGGCGGAACTGACCGATCGGCTCGGCACCAAAGAGTTCCGCACCATTTATGAGGTCTTCACCGAGCGGCGCTTCAAGCCGGAGGAGACCATTGTCAGTCAGGGGGATAAAAACGATGCCCTCTTTTTCATCAACCAGGGCAGCGTCAAGGTCTCGCACCTGGTCGGCGAAAGGGAGCTTTTCATCACTAGCCTGAGCCGCGGGCAGCTGGCCGGGGAAAATTTCTTCACCCCCTCCCTGTGGACCGTGACCCTCACTTCCTTGACTCCATCGCGACTCTACCTGCTTCCCCAGAAGGCCCTGGCCCAATGGCAGGACAAATTTCCCGGCCTGCGGGCCAAGCTTTTTGAGTATTACCAGACCTATAACAATATCGGCCTGATGCTCAAGAAAAAAGGCCTTGATCGCCGCAAGGATCAGCGCTTTACCCTCGCCCGCAAGATTCAGGTCCAGCCGATCAGCAACCTCGATGCCCCCATCGGGCGTGGCTTTCGCTCGGAAACCGCGGATATCTCCCAGGGCGGCCTGGCCTTTCTCGTCCGCATCTCCCGCCAGGAAAATGCCCGCCTGCTCCTGGGCCGGAGGATGCAGGTTGTGCTGCCGGTGGGAGGAAAAATCGGTCACCTCAACTTCAAGGGGCTGGTCATCGGGGTGCAGCCCTACCGCCAGCTGCTGGGAAACTTTTCGGTTCATTTCAAATTCGACCACCCGCTTGACAGCCAGGACCTACAGGCCATCCTCGGCTAA
- the ahcY gene encoding adenosylhomocysteinase, with the protein MSDYKVADMGLAEWGRKEVAIAETEMPGLMALREEFGASKPLAGARIAGCLHMTIQTAVLMETLVHLGAELRWSSCNIFSTQDHAAAAMAAAGIPTFAWKGETEEEFWWCIDQTIFGPDNWRPNMILDDGGDLTLVMHQKYPELMKEIRGISEETTTGVHRLYEMTKKGTLMAPAFNVNDSVTKSKFDNLYGCRESLIDGIKRGTDVMVAGKIAVVVGYGDVGKGCAQALRGMGATVLVTEIDPICALQAAMEGYRVVTMEEAAPLGNIFVTCTGNLKVITRAHMEAMPDQAIVCNIGHFDSEIDIAGIRQLPWENIKPQVDHVIFPDGKRLIVLAEGRLVNLGCATGHPSFVMSNSFTNQVLAQMELWTNGSAYENKVYFLPKQLDEKVARLHLAKIGVKLTELTPEQAEYIGVDVKGPYKPEHYRY; encoded by the coding sequence ATGAGTGATTATAAAGTTGCCGATATGGGCCTGGCCGAATGGGGCCGCAAAGAGGTCGCCATCGCTGAAACGGAAATGCCTGGGCTGATGGCGCTGCGCGAGGAATTCGGCGCCAGCAAACCCCTTGCCGGGGCCCGTATTGCCGGCTGCCTCCACATGACCATCCAAACCGCGGTCCTGATGGAAACCCTGGTGCATCTCGGTGCTGAGCTGCGCTGGTCGTCCTGCAATATTTTTTCCACCCAGGATCACGCCGCCGCCGCCATGGCTGCTGCCGGCATCCCCACCTTTGCCTGGAAGGGCGAGACCGAGGAGGAGTTCTGGTGGTGCATCGACCAAACCATCTTCGGCCCGGACAACTGGCGGCCGAACATGATTCTCGACGACGGCGGCGACCTGACCCTGGTCATGCATCAGAAATACCCCGAGCTGATGAAGGAAATCCGCGGCATCTCCGAGGAAACCACCACCGGTGTGCATCGCCTCTACGAGATGACCAAGAAGGGGACCCTGATGGCACCGGCCTTCAATGTCAACGATTCGGTCACCAAGTCCAAGTTCGACAACCTCTATGGCTGCCGCGAGTCGCTCATTGACGGTATCAAGCGCGGCACCGACGTGATGGTTGCCGGTAAGATTGCCGTTGTCGTCGGGTACGGCGATGTCGGCAAAGGTTGTGCCCAGGCCCTGCGGGGCATGGGGGCCACCGTGCTCGTCACCGAGATCGACCCCATCTGTGCCCTGCAGGCGGCCATGGAAGGCTACCGGGTCGTTACCATGGAAGAGGCCGCCCCCCTGGGCAACATCTTCGTGACCTGCACCGGCAACCTCAAGGTCATCACCCGTGCCCATATGGAGGCCATGCCCGATCAGGCTATTGTCTGCAACATCGGTCACTTCGACTCAGAGATCGACATCGCCGGCATTCGCCAGCTGCCTTGGGAGAACATCAAGCCCCAGGTGGATCACGTCATCTTTCCCGACGGCAAACGGTTGATCGTCCTTGCCGAGGGCCGCCTGGTCAACCTCGGCTGCGCTACCGGCCATCCCAGCTTTGTCATGAGCAATTCCTTCACCAACCAGGTTTTGGCACAGATGGAGTTGTGGACCAACGGTTCGGCCTACGAGAACAAGGTCTACTTCCTGCCGAAACAGCTTGATGAGAAGGTGGCTCGTCTGCACCTGGCCAAGATCGGCGTCAAGCTCACCGAGCTGACCCCTGAGCAGGCCGAATACATTGGGGTCGATGTCAAAGGCCCCTATAAGCCGGAGCACTATCGCTACTAA